The following are encoded together in the uncultured Methanobrevibacter sp. genome:
- a CDS encoding pyruvoyl-dependent arginine decarboxylase, which yields MKIAIVNGKDEGPTKLNAFDNALSDAGIGDVNLIKVSSMLAGNAQIVDLPELKPGSMVNCVLSCVTSDNPGDEITAVTAIAIGERLGCVVETSGINKDPDELVDEAEFMARYMMEKRDVEIKKLIINPSTTTVKEIASVVSSVVYITDEIIQK from the coding sequence ATGAAAATAGCTATTGTTAATGGAAAAGATGAAGGCCCAACAAAATTGAACGCTTTTGACAATGCATTAAGCGATGCCGGAATTGGAGATGTAAATCTCATCAAAGTTTCCAGCATGCTTGCAGGCAATGCCCAAATTGTGGATTTGCCTGAATTGAAACCAGGAAGCATGGTGAACTGCGTTCTTTCATGTGTTACTTCAGATAATCCCGGCGATGAAATAACCGCAGTAACAGCCATAGCAATTGGAGAGCGACTAGGATGCGTTGTTGAAACATCAGGAATCAACAAAGACCCTGATGAGCTTGTTGATGAAGCTGAATTTATGGCAAGATACATGATGGAAAAACGTGACGTTGAAATCAAAAAACTGATCATCAATCCCTCAACAACCACAGTTAAAGAAATCGCATCAGTCGTATCAAGCGTAGTCTACATTACAGATGAAATTATTCAAAAATAA
- a CDS encoding flavodoxin family protein, translating to MKVLGINTSPRKESNVRIALETALKALEAKDVECEIVDVNAMVISPCQGDNYCKEHESQCALNDDMVDIYEKIEEADGIILASPIYFCDVNAQAKAVIDRLYSYFMDETYQELFSSKKVSIIATHGAAPLEAFESSLNTQMAAFQVLGFQPGDILALNDNNVPGSIKDKAEQLKQASELGEKLL from the coding sequence ATGAAAGTATTAGGAATTAATACAAGTCCAAGAAAAGAAAGTAACGTAAGAATTGCTTTGGAGACTGCCCTGAAGGCACTTGAAGCAAAAGATGTCGAATGTGAAATTGTTGATGTTAACGCAATGGTAATCTCCCCATGTCAGGGTGACAACTACTGCAAAGAACACGAATCCCAGTGCGCTTTAAACGACGATATGGTTGATATATACGAAAAAATCGAAGAGGCTGACGGAATTATTCTTGCAAGCCCAATATACTTCTGTGACGTAAACGCACAGGCAAAAGCTGTAATTGACAGGTTGTATTCCTATTTCATGGATGAAACCTATCAGGAACTTTTCTCTTCCAAAAAAGTATCCATCATTGCAACTCATGGAGCTGCACCTTTAGAAGCATTTGAAAGTTCCCTCAACACTCAGATGGCAGCATTTCAGGTTTTAGGATTCCAGCCGGGCGATATCCTTGCACTCAATGACAACAATGTTCCGGGTTCAATAAAAGACAAAGCTGAACAGCTCAAACAGGCTAGCGAACTTGGTGAAAAATTATTATAG
- a CDS encoding translation initiation factor IF-5A has translation MSTKVVEIKTLKVGKYIVLGGEACKIISYTTSSPGKHGAAKARIEAVGIFDNQKRSLVKPVDNKVDTPIIDKRLGQVISIQGDTVQLMDMENYDTIDLPMPEDLKDSIVEGIEVEYIVALGNMKIMRTRGSN, from the coding sequence ATGTCAACAAAAGTTGTAGAAATTAAAACATTAAAAGTTGGAAAATACATTGTATTAGGCGGAGAAGCTTGTAAAATTATCAGTTACACTACTTCATCCCCAGGTAAACACGGAGCTGCAAAAGCTAGAATCGAAGCTGTAGGTATCTTTGACAACCAAAAAAGAAGCCTCGTAAAACCTGTAGATAACAAAGTAGATACTCCTATTATCGACAAAAGATTAGGACAAGTTATTTCAATCCAAGGTGACACTGTTCAGTTAATGGATATGGAAAACTACGACACCATTGACTTACCAATGCCTGAAGACTTAAAAGACTCTATCGTTGAAGGTATTGAAGTTGAATACATTGTCGCTTTAGGAAACATGAAAATAATGAGAACTAGAGGATCTAACTAG
- the speB gene encoding agmatinase has translation MLLNTYEPWKFAFSQEIEDIKENSFGLIGVPFDSTTSYHSGARLGPIVVREASFGFEKFNTVFNKDLDTDFYDFGDVNVVPGNCQKTCNIVEDTVNELLDLNLKPIIIGGEHSASIGAIKALTDRYEKLTVIHLDAHRDLAFDFVGEKYSHATVMRRAHEMGANLVQIGIRSSSKKEEEFVKSTYDIQTFRNRDVHKHMDAIEYYLVNIDGPIYISIDMDVIDPAIAPSVGNPTPGGLEVFHLEKILETLCHKNIVGLDVVETATDKLGDNTAVVAAKIIYDFLTLIE, from the coding sequence ATGCTTTTAAATACTTACGAACCGTGGAAATTTGCATTCTCTCAAGAAATTGAGGATATAAAGGAAAATTCATTTGGATTAATCGGAGTTCCATTTGACAGCACTACTTCTTATCACTCCGGTGCACGTTTAGGGCCAATTGTTGTACGTGAAGCTTCATTTGGTTTTGAAAAATTTAATACTGTTTTTAACAAGGATTTGGATACTGATTTTTATGATTTCGGTGATGTTAACGTTGTTCCTGGAAACTGCCAGAAAACATGCAACATCGTTGAAGACACAGTCAATGAACTACTTGATTTGAATCTAAAACCTATAATAATCGGCGGAGAACATTCTGCATCAATCGGAGCAATCAAGGCTTTGACTGACAGATATGAAAAGCTTACTGTAATACATCTTGATGCTCACAGGGACCTGGCATTTGATTTTGTAGGTGAAAAGTACTCTCATGCAACCGTAATGAGAAGAGCTCATGAAATGGGAGCAAATCTTGTACAAATTGGAATTAGATCATCTTCCAAGAAGGAAGAGGAATTCGTAAAATCAACATATGACATCCAGACATTCAGAAACAGAGATGTCCATAAGCATATGGATGCAATTGAGTATTATCTGGTAAACATTGACGGACCTATTTATATATCAATAGATATGGATGTAATTGATCCTGCCATTGCGCCAAGCGTTGGAAACCCGACTCCCGGCGGACTGGAAGTATTCCATCTTGAAAAGATTCTTGAAACATTATGCCACAAAAATATTGTTGGTTTGGATGTCGTTGAAACTGCTACAGATAAGTTGGGAGACAATACTGCAGTTGTGGCGGCTAAAATCATTTATGACTTTTTAACACTGATTGAATAA
- a CDS encoding winged helix-turn-helix domain-containing protein → MNKKDDMSIISLLARSKKRIKVLKSLEREDKIPSRISKDIDDNSNHVSKYLKTLKDVELVECLNEEDKRYRFYSITEKGKYYLDKVEKDYND, encoded by the coding sequence ATGAATAAAAAGGACGATATGAGCATAATATCTCTACTTGCAAGGTCCAAAAAAAGAATCAAAGTGCTCAAATCACTTGAACGTGAAGATAAGATACCATCAAGAATAAGCAAAGACATTGATGACAACAGCAACCACGTTTCAAAATATCTAAAAACCCTCAAGGATGTTGAACTTGTAGAATGCCTTAACGAGGAAGATAAACGTTACAGATTCTACAGCATTACCGAGAAAGGTAAATATTACTTGGACAAAGTAGAAAAAGATTATAATGATTAA
- a CDS encoding zinc-ribbon domain-containing protein, with amino-acid sequence MVRCSKCGSEVTGSDFCFNCGEKVEKAEADSGICPKCGTQNNKNTNFCVGCGYRLNNEKTMSFSQQEWTARRDEILDRYDKLAEEFGIKGEDYFLTSVRRFNKLEQGTSKHKTINALFTDRYLFDSAGIPFLNVSKIFGNETIIDGFFMIKEDKFVFMEIDNRDWEKVNAGINNFYFDKIVSMRVTLGLGDESRYEDITKRAPTSAHDIKRVIQNDIQSLKATRFKDMIANNDSADMFDRLLIKLVDNTFYEIRLPSYQFGQNLIDLFESLRGQPQKVIVENQSQEPSKAQQIREFQELLESGAITQEEFDQLKKDLLFN; translated from the coding sequence ATGGTTAGATGCAGCAAATGCGGATCTGAAGTTACAGGTTCAGATTTTTGCTTTAATTGCGGAGAAAAAGTTGAAAAAGCAGAAGCAGATTCCGGAATCTGTCCTAAATGCGGAACTCAAAATAATAAAAACACAAACTTCTGCGTCGGATGCGGATACAGGTTGAATAATGAAAAAACAATGTCATTCAGCCAGCAGGAGTGGACTGCAAGGCGTGATGAAATCCTTGACAGGTATGATAAGCTTGCTGAGGAATTCGGAATTAAAGGTGAAGACTACTTTTTAACAAGTGTGAGAAGATTCAATAAGCTGGAACAGGGCACATCAAAACATAAGACTATAAATGCCCTTTTTACAGACAGATACTTATTTGACTCAGCAGGAATTCCATTTTTGAATGTTTCAAAAATATTTGGAAACGAAACAATAATTGACGGATTTTTCATGATTAAAGAGGACAAGTTCGTTTTCATGGAAATCGACAACAGGGACTGGGAAAAAGTCAATGCAGGTATAAACAACTTCTATTTTGACAAGATTGTTTCAATGAGAGTTACATTAGGTTTAGGTGATGAAAGCAGATATGAAGACATTACCAAAAGGGCACCTACTTCAGCTCATGACATCAAAAGAGTAATTCAGAATGATATCCAGTCTCTTAAGGCAACAAGATTCAAGGACATGATTGCAAACAATGACAGTGCAGACATGTTCGACAGATTGCTCATAAAACTCGTTGACAATACATTCTATGAAATAAGACTTCCAAGCTATCAGTTCGGCCAGAACTTAATTGATTTATTCGAATCCTTAAGAGGTCAGCCTCAAAAGGTCATTGTTGAAAATCAGTCTCAAGAACCAAGCAAAGCTCAGCAAATCAGGGAATTTCAGGAACTCCTTGAAAGCGGAGCAATCACTCAGGAAGAATTTGACCAGCTTAAAAAAGATTTGCTGTTTAATTAG
- a CDS encoding zinc-ribbon domain-containing protein, producing the protein MVKCSRCGVENKETSEFCHNCGNKLLGSSDIKDTIKCSGCGAELNANATFCPKCGKKVEDASVCKSCGAEIPDGVAFCPNCGTKVESNQKNQNACTNCGAPLEEGSIFCPECGSNVQTGIKNQNPVPANPQINQSFLDRLDFNILLKPTIFAVIFALILASIGVVIGLSRLSFILAVIISTVFFAGLIKDDANAIVMGLFTGLILGLLENPIIQFWLGIYAAAAYEWLFGGQILFLIILGIVFAFIGNMYFKQNIQEFSQKHLKWLLNLLN; encoded by the coding sequence ATGGTTAAATGCAGTAGATGTGGTGTTGAAAACAAGGAGACTTCTGAATTTTGCCATAACTGTGGAAATAAACTGCTTGGCTCTTCAGATATCAAGGATACTATAAAATGCAGCGGTTGCGGTGCAGAGCTGAATGCAAATGCAACATTCTGTCCTAAATGCGGAAAAAAAGTTGAGGATGCATCTGTCTGCAAATCCTGCGGTGCTGAAATTCCTGATGGTGTTGCATTCTGTCCAAATTGCGGAACAAAAGTAGAAAGCAATCAAAAAAATCAAAATGCATGCACAAACTGTGGAGCTCCTCTTGAAGAAGGGTCAATATTCTGTCCTGAATGCGGAAGCAATGTTCAAACAGGAATAAAGAATCAAAATCCTGTTCCTGCAAATCCTCAGATAAATCAAAGTTTTCTTGACAGGTTGGATTTCAACATTCTTTTAAAGCCGACAATTTTTGCAGTAATATTTGCCCTGATTTTAGCTTCAATTGGGGTTGTAATAGGATTATCAAGGCTTTCATTTATCCTTGCAGTAATAATAAGCACAGTCTTTTTCGCAGGACTGATAAAAGACGATGCAAATGCAATTGTGATGGGATTATTCACCGGTCTTATTTTAGGCCTTCTTGAAAATCCGATTATACAGTTTTGGCTGGGAATTTATGCTGCAGCTGCATATGAATGGTTATTCGGAGGCCAAATTCTCTTTTTAATTATATTGGGAATAGTATTCGCATTTATTGGGAATATGTATTTCAAACAGAATATTCAGGAATTTTCACAAAAACACCTTAAATGGTTGTTGAATTTATTAAATTAG
- a CDS encoding zinc ribbon domain-containing protein, producing the protein MEKDNDYVERLEKIIDKQDDLLTHLDAKFDQQQKMNDELSKQNHILREDIKKHKTLLMDMNKTVNQHKNVVKKLKKELEDQLKIQQDLHKDYGEVIKELTDELEAEQNKNNANVVKEEKPKDKDSSKKSSNKVELPPKEHQTDYVASATNLFSDMKEKSSEAAGNLSASKNDETPKEQPKKDDKKVCPSCGADVQEGYVFCESCGTKLN; encoded by the coding sequence ATGGAAAAAGATAATGATTATGTCGAACGTCTGGAAAAAATCATTGACAAACAGGATGATTTGCTTACACATCTTGATGCAAAGTTCGACCAGCAGCAAAAGATGAACGATGAGCTGTCAAAGCAGAATCATATCTTAAGGGAGGATATAAAAAAGCATAAAACTCTCCTTATGGACATGAACAAAACTGTCAATCAGCACAAAAATGTAGTTAAAAAATTGAAAAAAGAACTTGAAGACCAGCTTAAAATACAGCAGGACCTTCACAAGGACTACGGTGAAGTGATAAAAGAACTTACAGATGAACTTGAAGCTGAACAGAATAAAAACAATGCTAATGTTGTAAAAGAGGAAAAACCTAAAGATAAAGATTCATCAAAAAAATCATCCAATAAGGTTGAACTGCCTCCAAAAGAGCATCAGACAGATTATGTTGCAAGTGCTACAAATCTCTTCAGCGACATGAAGGAAAAATCATCAGAAGCCGCAGGAAATCTGTCCGCTTCAAAAAATGATGAAACTCCAAAAGAACAGCCTAAAAAAGACGATAAAAAAGTATGTCCAAGCTGCGGAGCTGATGTTCAGGAAGGTTATGTATTCTGTGAGTCATGTGGTACCAAATTAAATTAA
- a CDS encoding zinc ribbon domain-containing protein has protein sequence MVNCPNCGMDAGESKFCPNCGTKIEVIEEYSSICPNCGMDAGESNFCPNCGTKIVQDNPSSICPNCGTDAGESNFCPNCGTKIGEESSPVCPSCGEEVGNSSFCPKCGTKIGGEAPSNLCPNCGKSLNENAKFCPYCGWSDSSVESKSSLDKLIDVDDKISGKFSKVMKKSKSMDVIMDKSASIRYNHFSEFDEKMIKYYADNEPVFVEVLNSINDDFVKTILLVERNQMTNSGSVISMAASHIYTPTKDMPYDEAVKFYQDMANEIFAEINAEKQKGTFDEEAFYKQKVKDSSIENTSVFGFSKSIKAWNKNKR, from the coding sequence ATGGTTAACTGTCCTAACTGTGGTATGGATGCCGGTGAAAGCAAATTTTGTCCTAACTGCGGAACCAAAATAGAAGTTATAGAAGAATATTCCTCAATTTGTCCGAACTGTGGTATGGATGCCGGTGAAAGTAATTTCTGTCCTAACTGCGGTACAAAAATAGTTCAGGACAATCCCAGTTCAATTTGTCCCAACTGTGGTACTGATGCTGGTGAAAGTAATTTCTGTCCTAACTGCGGTACAAAGATTGGAGAAGAATCCTCTCCAGTTTGTCCAAGCTGTGGTGAAGAAGTGGGAAACAGCAGTTTCTGCCCAAAATGCGGTACAAAAATCGGTGGTGAAGCACCCTCTAATCTTTGCCCTAACTGCGGAAAATCATTAAATGAAAATGCCAAATTCTGCCCATATTGCGGGTGGTCAGATTCGTCTGTTGAGTCAAAATCATCTTTGGATAAACTGATTGATGTTGATGACAAAATTTCCGGAAAATTTTCAAAAGTTATGAAAAAAAGCAAATCCATGGATGTTATAATGGATAAGTCCGCTTCAATTAGATATAATCATTTCTCTGAGTTTGATGAGAAGATGATAAAATATTATGCGGACAATGAACCGGTATTTGTTGAAGTATTGAATTCAATTAATGATGATTTTGTAAAAACTATTTTGCTTGTTGAAAGAAATCAGATGACCAATTCGGGAAGCGTAATAAGTATGGCTGCATCCCATATCTATACTCCGACAAAGGACATGCCTTATGATGAAGCTGTCAAATTCTATCAGGACATGGCTAATGAAATTTTTGCAGAAATAAACGCTGAAAAACAGAAAGGCACATTTGATGAAGAGGCATTCTACAAACAGAAAGTCAAGGATTCATCAATTGAAAACACATCCGTTTTTGGATTTTCCAAATCAATTAAAGCATGGAACAAAAACAAAAGATAA
- a CDS encoding TIGR00300 family protein, with the protein MNKRTIELSGHIIDSLILTKTMAIIMDKGGDFDILEIDVGRKKSDYSKAKIEVSADSPELLNSILDELSVLGASIDEIKEVNLVSSTKDKVAPEGFYSSSNHTTHVFYKGNWMLVEDIEMDCLVVVDEDVPRAYVKPIADVKAGDKIVVGLDGVRVTPPHRSRDEQQVFEFMNSEVSSEKPLMNLINGIAKEMKEIKAKGGKIGIVGGPAIVHTGSGKYLAALVKQGYIDVILAGNALATHDIESNLFGTSLGIEVETGKIVGHGHTHHMRAINRINNSGSIHQAVEDGTLTGGIMYECVKNNVPYVLAGSIRDDGPLPDVITDTAEAQKLMRKYAQEVDMVLMISTMLHSIAMGNLLPSRVKSICVDINPSTVTKLSDRGSAQVVGIVTDIGTFLPLLYNALQED; encoded by the coding sequence ATGAATAAAAGAACTATAGAACTTTCAGGCCATATTATTGATTCATTGATTTTAACCAAAACAATGGCAATAATTATGGATAAAGGTGGAGACTTTGATATATTGGAAATAGATGTTGGAAGAAAGAAATCAGATTACAGTAAAGCTAAAATTGAAGTTTCTGCAGATTCACCCGAGCTATTGAATTCCATTCTGGATGAACTGTCTGTACTCGGGGCTTCAATCGATGAAATCAAAGAAGTAAATCTGGTTTCATCAACCAAAGATAAAGTTGCTCCTGAAGGTTTTTATTCATCTTCAAACCACACTACTCACGTATTCTATAAAGGAAACTGGATGCTTGTTGAAGACATTGAAATGGACTGTCTTGTAGTAGTTGATGAAGATGTTCCAAGAGCTTACGTAAAGCCAATAGCTGATGTTAAGGCTGGAGACAAGATTGTTGTAGGTCTTGACGGTGTCAGAGTAACACCTCCTCACCGTTCAAGGGATGAACAGCAGGTATTCGAGTTCATGAACAGTGAAGTGTCCTCTGAAAAGCCTTTAATGAATTTAATCAATGGTATTGCAAAAGAAATGAAGGAAATCAAGGCCAAAGGCGGAAAAATAGGTATTGTGGGCGGACCTGCAATTGTACACACCGGTTCTGGAAAATATCTTGCAGCTCTTGTAAAACAGGGCTATATTGACGTAATCCTTGCAGGAAACGCTTTGGCTACTCACGACATTGAATCAAATCTATTTGGAACTTCTCTGGGTATTGAAGTGGAAACCGGAAAAATCGTCGGCCACGGCCACACTCACCACATGAGGGCCATTAACAGAATCAACAATTCAGGTTCCATTCACCAGGCGGTTGAAGACGGCACACTGACCGGCGGTATCATGTATGAATGTGTCAAAAACAATGTTCCTTATGTTCTTGCAGGTTCCATCCGTGATGACGGACCTCTTCCAGATGTCATTACCGATACTGCTGAAGCACAAAAGCTTATGAGAAAGTATGCTCAGGAAGTTGACATGGTACTGATGATTTCTACAATGCTTCACTCAATTGCAATGGGAAATCTCCTTCCTTCAAGAGTTAAAAGTATCTGTGTAGACATCAATCCTTCCACAGTTACAAAACTCTCAGACAGGGGAAGCGCACAGGTTGTAGGAATCGTAACTGATATCGGAACATTCTTGCCATTGTTATACAACGCTTTGCAGGAAGATTAA
- the ade gene encoding adenine deaminase: MKFTAYILDVLTDSVYPARITIEDGIFKQIIPIQVTEETKIDVDGLLLPGFIDSHIHIESSMITPAQFARIAVRHGTTSVICDPHEIANVCGIEGIEFMIENAKTVPFNFYFTAPSCVPATGFETSGAVLNSDEIEYLLQKDEVVALGEMMNFPGVINGDGEVLRKLELARQYRKPIDGHAPLVSGQDLDKYIEQYIITDHECSNFKEAIEKKQKGMKIMVRDGSSAKNMEALLDFSARIDHLKNQESFGIIPTEVLSRRIHSPIFDFIVSDDKHPNDLINGHLNLSVKKASELGIDIIKAIEMVTINPASHYSLEAGSIVTGAKADFVIVDNLQDFNIKETYIGGECVFDGENVLFDVEDVVVSNSINADKKCASDFDVYFDGDECEVNVIKCYNGELLTKKSTATLKTKDGIVQPDIYEDVLKISVVERYGGNTITNAFIKGFGLKKGAIASSVAHDSHNIIVVGYSSEMMAEAVNTVIENRGGLAVVSEDFSDSLSLPIAGLMSNEDAFDVAKKLDVLHRMASALGCKLDSPFMTMAFMALLVIPSLKISDEGLFDGDNFEFIDVIRS, encoded by the coding sequence ATGAAATTTACAGCTTATATATTGGATGTGCTAACAGATTCAGTTTATCCGGCAAGGATAACCATCGAAGACGGAATATTTAAACAGATTATACCTATTCAGGTAACTGAAGAGACTAAAATCGATGTGGACGGTCTTCTGCTTCCGGGATTCATTGACTCACATATTCACATTGAAAGTTCAATGATAACTCCCGCACAGTTTGCAAGGATAGCTGTTCGCCACGGAACAACATCAGTAATCTGCGATCCTCACGAAATAGCTAATGTCTGCGGAATTGAAGGAATCGAGTTCATGATTGAAAATGCAAAAACCGTTCCATTCAATTTCTATTTCACAGCTCCTTCATGCGTACCTGCAACAGGTTTTGAAACATCAGGTGCAGTTTTAAACTCCGATGAAATAGAATATCTTCTTCAAAAGGATGAAGTTGTGGCTTTAGGAGAAATGATGAATTTCCCTGGCGTTATAAATGGTGACGGGGAAGTTTTAAGGAAACTTGAACTGGCAAGACAGTACCGCAAGCCTATTGACGGTCACGCCCCACTTGTTTCCGGTCAGGATTTGGATAAATACATAGAACAATATATCATAACTGACCACGAATGCAGTAATTTCAAAGAAGCTATTGAGAAAAAGCAGAAAGGTATGAAAATTATGGTACGTGACGGTTCATCTGCTAAAAATATGGAAGCTCTTTTGGATTTCTCAGCACGTATCGACCATCTGAAAAATCAGGAAAGTTTCGGCATCATACCGACTGAAGTTCTCTCAAGAAGAATTCACTCTCCCATATTCGATTTCATAGTAAGTGATGACAAACATCCTAACGATTTAATCAATGGTCATCTCAACCTTTCCGTTAAAAAGGCATCAGAACTCGGAATCGATATTATCAAAGCTATTGAAATGGTAACAATCAATCCTGCTTCCCACTATTCACTTGAAGCGGGTTCAATAGTAACCGGTGCAAAAGCTGATTTTGTAATTGTGGATAATCTCCAGGATTTCAACATCAAAGAGACCTATATTGGTGGAGAATGTGTTTTTGACGGTGAAAATGTACTATTTGATGTGGAGGATGTTGTTGTATCAAATTCAATAAATGCCGATAAAAAATGCGCAAGTGACTTTGACGTTTACTTTGACGGAGATGAATGCGAAGTAAATGTTATAAAATGCTATAACGGCGAACTTTTAACCAAAAAATCCACTGCAACCCTTAAAACCAAAGACGGCATTGTACAGCCGGATATCTATGAAGATGTCCTGAAAATATCAGTTGTGGAACGTTACGGCGGAAATACCATAACAAATGCATTCATAAAAGGATTCGGCCTTAAAAAAGGAGCTATCGCATCATCAGTTGCACACGATTCACATAACATTATTGTTGTGGGATACTCATCTGAAATGATGGCTGAAGCGGTAAATACAGTAATTGAAAACAGGGGAGGTCTTGCAGTTGTAAGCGAAGACTTTTCAGATTCACTGTCCCTTCCAATAGCAGGACTTATGAGCAACGAGGACGCCTTTGACGTTGCTAAAAAACTGGATGTCCTCCACAGGATGGCATCAGCTTTAGGATGCAAGCTTGACTCACCGTTCATGACAATGGCGTTCATGGCCCTTCTGGTTATTCCATCCCTTAAAATATCCGATGAAGGACTATTTGACGGGGATAACTTTGAATTTATAGATGTAATAAGAAGCTAA
- a CDS encoding DUF447 domain-containing protein — protein sequence MKIDLSLIGMEKGRQYETIITTKNAQNVYNAAPIGVICSGPDRTVSRIFKGSHTLENIINTKEFVVNITHEPEIFTLSTLGNLSRDYFNDDLSLKCAEAYFRCEVISLTEAVKQSDPVKKKDEAIVIKSEVTDMTIIKNTKALNRGFSYVVESLANLTRFDMVDDDQKEIYLSQFKEAYRVVRKVGTKDDLKAMGEIKKELKSKGYDL from the coding sequence ATGAAAATTGATTTATCCCTTATCGGAATGGAAAAAGGTAGGCAATATGAAACTATTATAACCACTAAAAATGCCCAAAATGTATATAATGCAGCACCAATTGGAGTTATATGTTCCGGACCCGACAGAACAGTCAGTCGGATATTCAAAGGAAGCCACACTCTTGAAAATATCATCAATACAAAGGAGTTTGTAGTAAACATCACACATGAGCCTGAAATCTTTACTTTATCAACTCTTGGAAATCTTTCGAGAGATTACTTTAACGATGATTTGTCCCTCAAATGTGCTGAAGCATATTTCAGGTGCGAAGTTATCTCACTAACTGAAGCGGTAAAGCAGAGCGATCCTGTTAAAAAGAAAGATGAAGCAATCGTCATTAAATCTGAAGTTACAGACATGACCATCATTAAAAACACAAAAGCCCTTAACCGTGGATTCAGCTATGTCGTTGAATCACTGGCCAATCTGACACGTTTCGATATGGTTGATGACGACCAGAAGGAAATCTATTTGAGTCAGTTTAAAGAGGCTTATAGAGTCGTTAGAAAAGTAGGTACAAAAGATGATTTGAAAGCCATGGGCGAAATAAAAAAAGAATTGAAAAGCAAAGGTTATGACCTTTAG
- a CDS encoding SIS domain-containing protein: MKYKMYDEMMEQPESLQKTFESELPVMDEVSQMVCDADKVYLVGCGSSISTCYSVRDAIRMSSTNIDIEVYAGYEFQYNKKLVKNENSIAIFTSQSGETADTLAALRKANEYGLHTVSISNEPESSMIKEAKTPIATRCETETAILGTKTYITQLASLYYILFKASDYENKTELIAELLDMPKMLEKLLLLTEDENKELAEKYAGEDIFYCLGSGPNFGLAYKLAMTMLMEGAIKHACPEYAAEFRHGLIERAEKDVPVIILRSDFESDEITQKAIDFCENLEAKTIIFDLKDYADVDKLLSPFIMVIPLEWFVYYLAHFNDEDPGATRHIGKVRY; the protein is encoded by the coding sequence ATGAAATATAAAATGTATGATGAGATGATGGAACAGCCAGAATCACTTCAGAAAACTTTTGAAAGTGAGCTTCCTGTAATGGATGAAGTCTCACAAATGGTCTGTGATGCTGATAAAGTATATCTTGTAGGTTGCGGAAGTTCAATTTCCACCTGCTACAGCGTACGTGACGCAATCAGAATGTCCAGTACCAATATTGATATTGAAGTATATGCTGGTTATGAATTTCAATATAACAAAAAATTAGTTAAAAATGAGAACTCTATCGCTATATTTACTTCTCAATCCGGTGAAACTGCAGATACTTTAGCAGCCTTAAGAAAAGCTAATGAGTACGGTTTACACACTGTTTCTATTTCAAACGAACCTGAAAGTTCAATGATAAAAGAAGCTAAAACTCCAATTGCAACCAGGTGTGAAACAGAAACTGCTATCTTAGGTACCAAAACCTATATTACTCAATTGGCAAGCCTTTATTATATTCTGTTCAAGGCATCTGACTATGAAAACAAAACTGAACTGATAGCAGAACTGCTTGACATGCCTAAAATGTTGGAAAAACTCTTGCTTTTAACTGAAGACGAAAACAAAGAATTGGCTGAAAAGTATGCAGGTGAAGATATTTTCTACTGTCTTGGAAGCGGTCCGAACTTTGGTCTTGCATATAAGCTGGCAATGACCATGCTTATGGAAGGAGCTATCAAGCATGCCTGTCCGGAATATGCTGCAGAATTCAGACACGGTCTTATTGAAAGGGCAGAAAAAGATGTCCCTGTAATTATTTTAAGATCTGATTTTGAATCAGATGAAATAACTCAAAAAGCTATTGATTTTTGTGAAAATCTTGAAGCAAAAACAATAATCTTTGATTTGAAAGACTATGCTGATGTGGATAAACTCTTATCTCCATTCATTATGGTAATTCCTCTTGAATGGTTTGTATATTATCTTGCACACTTCAACGATGAAGACCCTGGTGCAACAAGACACATCGGTAAAGTAAGATACTAA